A stretch of Coccidioides posadasii str. Silveira chromosome 2, complete sequence DNA encodes these proteins:
- a CDS encoding uncharacterized protein (EggNog:ENOG410PJ47~COG:Q~TransMembrane:2 (i156-176o196-214i)~BUSCO:12285at33183), with protein MLARVCRHLSPVGRYISLNHQPDYTVPALDADINEARQVFETNFFGVIMMCQAFVPLLIKAQGTIVQIGSLAGIIPYVFGSVYNASKAALHSFSDTLRAELAPLGVHVTTIITGGVKSRIARVERTLLPTSLYQPIRNDYARRVTHSQHGAMPNEAYAKTVVTQILYGSAPWRWIWPWSRGPGRKKWIWAGNKANLVWFLSAGWAWVGLFQWALSRMFNLGKLRKAFLEEKKKAKKT; from the exons ATGC TGGCCAGAGTATGTAGACATCTATCTCCAGTTGGTCGCTACATATCGTTAAACCATCAACCAGATTATACCGTTCCGGCCCTAGATGCGGATATCAATGAGGCGCGACAGGTTTTCGAAACGAACTTTTTCGGCGTCATAATGATGTGCCAGGCTTTTGTCCCTCTTCTCATAAAAGCCCAAGGCACAATCGTGCAGATTGGCTCGCTTGCAGGG ATAATACCTTATGTCTTCGGCTCTGTATACAATGCTTCTAAAGCAGCCCTGCATTCCTTCAGTGACACTCTGAGAGCAGAATTGGCGCCACTCGG CGTCCACGTAACAACCATCATCACCGGTGGCGTAAAATCCCGCATAGCGCGCGTTGAACGAACCCTCTTACCCACCTCCCTCTACCAGCCCATTCGCAACGACTATGCGCGGCGCGTCACCCACAGCCAACACGGCGCTATGCCCAACGAAGCTTATGCCAAAACCGTTGTCACACAGATATTGTATGGCTCAGCGCCCTGGAGATGGATATGGCCCTGGAGCAGAGGGCCGGGACGGAAGAAGTGGATTTGGGCTGGAAACAAAGCAAACTTGGTGTGGTTCCTGAGCGCTGGATGGGCCTGGGTAGGACTATTTCAGTGGGCGCTAAGTCGGATGTTTAACTTGGGAAAGTTGAGGAAGGCCTTCttggaggaaaagaaaaaggcgaAGAAAACATAG
- the TCA9 gene encoding Succinate--CoA ligase [ADP-forming] subunit beta, mitochondrial (BUSCO:171238at4751~EggNog:ENOG410PFU7~COG:C~BUSCO:6881at33183), giving the protein MFKLARSRPIAAAFRPIVETPLRSALQSQKRNLSIHEYLSANLLKSYGIGVPKGEVARTADEAEAVAKQLGGEDVVIKAQVLAGGRGKGTFDNGLKGGVRILYSPTEARMFAGQMIGHKLVTKQTGARGRICNAVYICERKYARREFYLAVLMDRASQSPVIVSSSQGGMDIEAVAKENPEAITTTKIDINVGVTDEIARKIAAGLGFSEQCLEEAKDTIQKLYKVFMERDATQIEINPLAETTDYRVLAMDAKLNFDDNAEFRQKEVFSWRDTTQEDPDEVKAAEFGLNFIKLDGDIGCLVNGAGLAMATMDIIKLNGGNPANFLDVGGGATPSAIKSAFELITSDPKVTAIFVNIFGGIVRCDAIAQGLINVVRDMNLRTPIVARLQGTNMEKAHQLINDSGLKIFSIEDLQNAAEKSVQFSKVVKMARDIDVGVEFTLGI; this is encoded by the exons ATGTTTAAGCTCGCGCGCAGCAGACCAATTGCTGCGGCCTTCAGGCCTATCGTG GAAACACCTCTCAGAAGCGCCCTTCaaagccaaaaaagaaaccTCTCCATCCACGAATACCTTTCCGCCAACTTGTTGAAATCT TACGGAATCGGAGTTCCCAAAGGCGAGGTCGCACGCACTGCGGATGAGGCTGAAGCTGTTGCTAAACAGCTAG GTGGGGAGGATGTGGTCATCAAAGCCCAAGTTCTGGCCGGCGGTCGAGGTAAAGGTACTTTCGACAATGGTTTGAAGGGAGGTGTTCGTATCCTCTACTC TCCCACCGAAGCCCGAATGTTTGCAGGTCAAATGATCGGACATAAACTCGTCACTAAACAAACCGGAGCTCGCGGGCGCATCTGCAACGCTGTTTACATTTGCGAGCGCAAATATGCTCGCCGAGAATTTTATCTCGCCGTTCTTATGGACCGCGCTTCTCAATCCCCGGTGattgtttcttcttcgcAGGGTGGTATGGATATCGAAGCTGTTGCGAAAGAAAATCCAGAGGCTATCACTACCACAAAGATCGATATCAACGTCGGAGTCACCGACGAAATCGCTCGCAAAATCGCCGCCGGCTTAGGCTTCTCGGAGCAATGTCTCGAGGAGGCAAAGGACACTATCCAGAAATTATACAAGGTTTTCATGGAGAGGGATGCTACCCAGATTGAGATCAACCCCCTCGCTGAGACTACAGACTACAGAGTTCTTGCCATGGATGCAAAGCTCAACTTTGACGATAACGCCGAATTCAGACAAAAGGAGGTCTTTTCTTGGAGAGACACCACTCAAGAAGATCCCGACGAGGTCAAGGCGGCTGAGTTTGGATTGAACTTCATTAAGCTGGATGGCGACATTGGCTGCTTGG TCAACGGGGCCGGTTTGGCCATGGCCACCATGGATATCATCAAGCTCAACGGAGGCAATCCGGCTAATTTCTTGGACGTTGGCGGTGGTGCTACCCCATCCGCCATTAAATCGGCCTTCGAGCTTATCACTAGTGACCCGAAGGTTACTGCCATCTTTGTTAACATCTTCGGAGGTATTGTGCGATGCGACGCCATTGCCCAAGGACTTATCAACGTGGTCCGTGACATGAACCTTCGTACTCCTATCGTCGCCCGTTTACAGGGCACGAACATGGAGAAAGCTCATCAACTG ATCAACGATTCGGGACTGAAGATATTCTCCATTGAGGACCTTCAGAATGCGGCCGAAAAGTCGGTCCAGTTCTCAAAGGTTGTCAAGATGGCTCGTGATATTGATGTTGGGGTCGAATTCACGCTTGGTATTTAA
- a CDS encoding uncharacterized protein (EggNog:ENOG410PZCG~COG:S~BUSCO:16046at33183) → MASSTTEAEVIFNRASVALARSQRLIASWLPPKTQEEIAHEKTEEELQREEDEIFTPVPEKLGLGAPLPNSQSDGCRNRAELNSNDKLRKQLLGRNSKTITPSRNPSGQQTKQNRTNKPIPSPTSDSETEEESRSSLVTRNKKKTSHSKNVANTVEPDGDIEPTRKKFGTKRAGSYLDELLSTRTKKKKAKRGGD, encoded by the exons ATGGCGAGCTCGACGACAGAGGCCGAAGTCATCTTTAACCGGGCAAGTGTTGCATTGGCTCGAAGTCAGAGACTGATCGCATCCTGGCTCCCTCCGAAAACCCAAGAAGAGATAGCACATGAAAAGACGGAGGAAGAGCTACAGCGAGAGGAAGACGAGATATTTACTCCAGTGCCGGAAAA ACTTGGGCTCGGTGCTCCATTGCCAAATAGCCAGTCTGATGGTTGTCGCAACCGCGCGGAGCTCAATTCCAACGACAAATTAAGAAAACAGCTATTGGGTAGAAATTCGAAGACAATCACTCCATCACGGAATCCCAGCGGACAGCAGACAAAACAAAACAGAACCAACAAACCGATTCCGTCCCCTACTTCGGATTCTGAAACCGAAGAGGAAAGCAGATCTTCCTTGGTCACAcggaataagaagaaaacatCGCATTCAAAGAATGTCGCCAATACAGTAGAACCTGACGGAGACATTGAGCCAACAAGGAAGAAGTTCGGCACAAAGAGAGCAGGAAGCTACCTCGACGAACTTCTATCCACCAGaacgaaaaagaaaaaagcgaAAAGAGGCGGTGACTGA
- a CDS encoding uncharacterized protein (EggNog:ENOG410Q54H), whose protein sequence is MSSRYPQRDRDQPALGKLDDTISSDDDGKPLIRRRRSRRKQLTTGTQSLARERHLIIGVRIGSAPEEFLIHPHFLIKESKWFNTRLQSPSTKTLELADVQPDLFCTFVDWLYRDCLPSQENEADPTQYQQLIELYLLGDKVGVEAIKSKIEAKIQGTAFKGRFKNSVESHSTGIRIGCSRVEIETPGGEYVRYGSHRWAKGGSESRIFT, encoded by the exons ATGTCTTCACGATATCCCCAAAGAGATAGAGATCAGCCCGCTCTGGGCAAGTTGGACGACACTATTTCAAGTGATGATGACGGCAAGCCATTGATACGTAGACGAAGATCAAGGAGGAAACAGTTGACAACGGGGACACAATCTCTCGCGAGAGAAAGACATCTAA TTATTGGAGTTCGCATTGGCAGCGcaccagaagaattcttgatTCATCCGCATTTCCTCATCAAAGAGTCGAAATGGTTTAACACGCGTCTGCAATCTCCCTCGACGAAAACATTGGAGCTCGCGGATGTCCAGCCCGATCTGTTTTGCACCTTCGTCGACTGGCTTTATCGTGATTGCCTCCCGAGTCAGGAAAATGAGGCGGACCCGACTCAATACCAACAACTGATAGAATTGTATTTACTGGGGGATAAAGTGGGCGTCGAGGCCATCAAAAGCAAAATCGAAGCGAAGATTCAAGGCACTGCCTTCAAAGGGCGATTTAAAAATTCCGTCGAGTCTCATTCAACAGGTATACGGATCGGCTGCTCCAGGGTCGAAATTGAGACTCCGGGCGGCGAATATGTACGCTATGGGAGCCATCGCTGGGCCAAAGGAGGATCTGAATCGCGAATTTTTACATGA
- a CDS encoding uncharacterized protein (EggNog:ENOG410PPR1~COG:K~BUSCO:6970at33183) has protein sequence MSRVLEPPSRNPFTRPVEMSTEPRTIPVLSASISPSDPSPGDPMDVSPPASAAMGPPSQSSPEIEQAPTNHTNGNIAESNASQNNASGQPTGAAAAAQQPKVVQTAFIHKLYSMLQDPSIQHLISWSSSNESFVMSPSSDFSKVLSQYFKHTNISSFVRQLNMYGFHKVSDVFHTGSPDSPMWEFRHGNGSFRKGDLSGLREIKRRASRHALIHRDSFSAHKNNNASQPGTPAETVPEVPDRVVNLEHSLYEVHSRLTRMEDQHSLLSSRCQALTESLIRCHQWINLMSRFITSLVPDADNPIHREAANMQREVARQLELARAPESPNDVLMPGRQPYFQNLTVDTGPPLSPRQVAEDSRRASLARPPIPPHISISPHRYGSIGGASNSASYTRPQVSPHPSGPHPLSVSSPPGANMGRRHTSADIRQHGWPTPGPSPFSAGATSFQWPSSPQRAPNAADQQVRDVLAKYEMGKPRQQPGTPRHATPPLSLDPAQPSEGGWPTGGSKFLRPTESLPATRRSSMASNVHSLLNPAETRERAEEEDAATCEDRKRQRLQ, from the exons ATGAGTCGAGTCCTCGAACCCCCATCAAGAAATCCTTTCACAAGGCCAGTGGAGATGTCGACCGAACCCAGAACCATCCCCGTCCTCTCTGCCTCTATCTCGCCCTCCGACCCTTCCCCAGGTGATCCTATGGACGTCAGCCCGCCCGCTTCCGCTGCAATGGGCCCGCCGTCGCAAAGCAGCCCTGAAATTGAGCAAGCGCCGACCAATCATACCAATGGGAATATAGCAGAATCAAATGCATCCCAAAACAATGCCTCTGGACAACCCACTGGTGCTGCAGCTGCGGCACAGCAGCCCAAAGTGGTACAAACGGCATTCATACACAAGCTTTACAG CATGCTGCAAGATCCGAGCATTCAGCATTTAATATCCTGGTCGAGCTCAAACGAGAGCTTTGTCATGTCCCCATCGTCGGACTTTTCAAAGGTTCTCTC ACAATATTTCAAGCACACGAATATTTCCTCGTTTGTTAGACAATTGAACATGTACGGGTTTCACAAAG TGAGCGATGTTTTCCATACCGGTTCGCCCGATTCGCCGATGTGGGAGTTTCGACATGGAAATGGAAGTTTTAGAAAAGGAGACTTGTCAGGCTTGCGCGAAATCAAAAGGCGCGCGTCAAGACATGCATTGATCCATCGCGATTCGTTCTCAGCGCATAAGAACAACAACGCCTCTCAACCAGGCACCCCTGCAGAGACCGTCCCAGAGGTTCCCGACCGAGTTGTCAATCTCGAACATTCCCTCTATGAAGTGCACTCGCGACTAACTCGTATGGAAGATCAGCACAGTCTACTGAGCTCAAGATGCCAAGCACTCACAGAGAGTTTAATCCGTTGTCATCAG TGGATAAACTTGATGTCTCGCTTTATCACATCACTGGTTCCAGATGCAGATAACCCCATTCACCGAGAAG CCGCCAATATGCAACGAGAAGTTGCCAGACAGCTTGAACTTGCGCGTGCACCCGAATCGCCGAATGATGTGCTCATGCCGGGACGACAGCCTTATTTCCAAAACTTGACCGTTGATACCGGCCCTCCGCTATCTCCCCGCCAAGTTGCTGAAGACTCTCGAAGAGCCTCTCTTGCTCGCCCACCAATACCGCCCCATATCTCTATCTCCCCGCATCGATATGGGTCTATTGGTGGCGCGAGTAATTCTGCTAGTTATACTAGGCCGCAAGTCTCACCGCACCCGTCGGGACCACACCCTCTGTCTGTCTCCTCACCACCCGGCGCAAATATGGGTAGACGTCATACTTCAGCCGATATTCGGCAGCATGGCTGGCCAACTCCCGGGCCTTCGCCATTTTCCGCTGGTGCAACGTCCTTTCAGTGGCCATCGTCACCTCAACGAGCACCCAATGCAGCTGATCAACAGGTCCGCGATGTGCTCGCCAAATATGAAATGGGGAAACCACGACAACAGCCAGGTACTCCAAGACACGCGACGCCACCGCTATCACTAGACCCCGCCCAGCCTTCGGAAGGTGGATGGCCGACTGGAGGTTCCAAATTTCTCCGTCCTACAGAGTCCCTTCCAGCAACGAGACGATCAAGTATGGCTAGCAACGTGCATTCTCTCCTCAACCCAGCGGAGACTAGAGAACGTgcagaggaagaggatgcTGCAACATGCGAGGATCGGAAACGCCAGCGACTTCAGTGA
- a CDS encoding uncharacterized protein (EggNog:ENOG410PTR7~COG:S): protein MDQYPSSSVDVIDAFRALTAEARRNVCRTLVAEFSHAECHEVWDLIFNRFHFDVLENLPLELTARVAGYLEPSETFRLRQVSRRWNELFSTPAICASSFRSFNSHQILNTSAAEWKQSYSRYAKCQLALRTGRPAGEALYSDISSDWSQCNDNTISYSDGMIAWAKNQVILLLCLRSGRARYFNTANRHVVVCVRVSSRIIAALTSHGSCQVWNHKSGKEGMLRLPSANYKVSLGYIRHNFLVDEDTIAVYLAGSQSIIVWDLQTETSRQIYIGAEPFHIFLDAKGKTLTVMRLEDAHENLVYRHGDHISQIVGVTYSIDRNSRSDQRSFSFPLPNSVMSVDLRLHSCLNNIKSCCFRLSTTISHDKKDDAQPLAVGGFITFISYSNILNRPVARFYPEIPCGEMDKRCLATVMSEGLVYYLAEGDTDSSAIVLDYRRGEAIQAPGINLASGVFGGNSQYPCYCFGDTFIYGIGLSDVVRVWCFDEDVMAGEGIGRHEIFRD, encoded by the exons ATGGATCAATATCCTTCGAGTTCCGTGGATGTGATTGACGCCTTTCGAGCATTGACTGCCGAAGCGCGCAGAAATGT ATGCCGTACTTTAGTGGCTGAATTCAGCCATGCCGAATGCCATGAAGTGTGGGATTTGATTTTCAACCGATTTCACTTTGATGTTCTTGAAAACCTGCCTTTGGAACTGACTGCACGCGTTGCGGGTTATCTCGAACCTTCGGAAACATTTAGGTTACGTCAG GTCTCAAGGCGATGGAATGAATTGTTTTCAACACCAGCAATTTGCGCTAGCAGTTTCCGATCTTTTAATTCCCACCAGATCCTCAATACAAGTGCTGCTGAATGGAAACAGAGTTATTCGAGATATGCAAAATGTCAGTTGGCTTTGAGGACAGGCAGGCCAGCAGGAGAAGCTCTCTACAGTGATATATCCAGTGACTGGTCGCAATGCAACGACAATACCATATCTTACTCTGACGGAATGATAGCATGGGCTAAGAATCAAGTGATCCTTTTACTCTGCCTACGAAGCGGGCGTGCTAGATACTTTAATACAGCAAACCGTCATGTTGTTGTGTGCGTTCGGGTGTCCAGTAGGATCATAGCTGCCCTCACTTCTCATGG CTCTTGCCAGGTATGGAACCATAAGTCGGGCAAAGAGGGCATGCTACGCTTGCCTTCTGCCAACTATAAAGTCTCGCTTGGTTATATAAGACATAATTTCCTTGTCGACGAAGACACTATTGCCGTTTATCTAGCTGGTAGCCAATCCATAATCGTTTGGGACTTACAAACCGAAACGTCTCGGCAAATTTATATTGGCGCAGAACCCTTCCATATATTTCTCGATGCAAAAGGGAAAACCTTGACCGTGATGCGTCTTGAGGATGCTCACGAGAATCTGGTATACCGTCATGGTGACCACATTTCACAGATAGTTGGCGTAACTTATTCCATTGATCGGAATAGCCGCAGTGATCAGCGTTCCTTCTCCTTTCCCCTTCCAAACTCCGTGATGTCCGTCGATTTACGCCTTCATTCATGTCTCAATAACATCAAGAGTTGTTGTTTTCGGCTTAGCACGACGATATCCCACGATAAGAAAGACGATGCCCAGCCCTTAGCTGTCGGGGGATTCATCACATTTATCTCATATAGCAACATCCTGAACAGACCAGTTGCTAGGTTTTATCCGGAAATACCTTGTGGCGAGATGGATAAACGGTGCCTTGCGACGGTAATGTCTGAAGGTCTGGTATACTATTTAGCCGAAGGCGACACAGATTCTTCAGCCATTGTTCTGGACTATCGCCGTGGAGAAGCCATTCAGGCTCCCGGAATAAACCTTGCAAGCGGAGTTTTCGGCGGCAACTCCCAATACCCCTGTTATTGTTTCGGTGACACCTTCATTTATGGAATCGGCCTTTCCGACGTGGTTCGTGTTTGGTGTTTCGACGAAGATGTGATGGCGGGTGAAGGAATAGGTCGCCACGAGATATTTAGAGACTGA
- a CDS encoding uncharacterized protein (EggNog:ENOG410PX7T~TransMembrane:7 (o35-56i68-96o116-141i153-177o203-226i238-260o272-295i)), producing MHNLFRYYFRLRSRMDESLPTLEATTEIFIAERTLNILVIFLTVLGSVILIPTAYLRWRHGRLKETEVIFIVAGYLFFLAHEILLLQILPMIYRLGYVANGLMDPYPAILEERHSAVLLTIVSTIIFFSALWCIKISLLFFFRQLMKGLPNELILWGVVFAYTIVTYIFSFLMALMACGGPSQISKTLNRYCTKPHESLTRNISLFGGFAADLSTDILITILPLRLIWGLHISRQRKIAVCAMFSVAILCMITAIIRLVQINSKTGITNPNVQWVALWGTVEATTAIIVGCLPTFRFLRKTSRATGAYYSQKGSGQSSGQRPTGNTPSIPLKTYIPRNSLRHSALEVSSSMESLAPTNRTPSAPSHLRQRADI from the exons ATGCATAATTTGTTCAGATATTATTTTCGGTTACGCTCGAGAATGGATGAATCGCTACCAACACTCGAAGCGACTACTGAAATTTTCATTGCTGAACGAACCCTCAACATTCTTGTTATCTTCCTGACAGTCCTGGGCTCGGTTATACTCATTCCAACCGCATACCTTCGATGGAGACATGGAAGACTCAAGGAGACCGAAGTCATCTTTATCGTGGCAGGATAtctctttttccttgcaCATgagattcttcttctccagatCCTGCCGATGATATATCGTCTGGGATATGTTGCCAATGGATTAATGGACCCGTATCCGGCCATACTCGAGGAAAGGCACTCGGCTGTCCTTTTGACGATTGTATCAaccatcatcttcttttccGCCCTCTGGTGCATAAAAATCTcactccttttcttcttccgcCAGTTGATGAAGGGACTACCGAACGAGTTGATCTTGTGGGGGGTGGTTTTTGCCTATACAATAGTTACctatattttctcttttctcatGGCCTTAATGGCATGCGGCGGGCCTTCCCAGATTAGCAAGACGCTCAACC GATATTGTACCAAGCCACACGAGAGTTTGACGCGCAACATCAGCTTGTTCGGTGGATTCGCCGCTGATTTGTCCACTGATATACTGA TTACGATTCTGCCATTACGGCTTATCTGGGGACTACATATTTCCAGACAACGCAAAATCGCAGTCTGCGCGATGTTCTCCGTTGCCATCTTGTGCATGATAACGGCGATAATTCGTCTAGTTCAAATCAACTCCAAGACGGGAATCACGAATCCGAATGTCCAATGGGTCGCTCTTTGGGGTACGGTAGAAGCGACCACTG CTATAATCGTTGGCTGCCTTCCCACGTTCCGCTTCCTCCGTAAGACTTCCAGAGCTACCGGTGCCTACTATTCACAGAAAGGCTCTGGTCAGAGCTCGGGTCAGCGACCAACAGGGAATACCCCGAGTATTCCGTTGAAGACATACATACCCCGAAACAGCCTTCGACATAGTGCTCTAGAGGTCTCATCGTCAATGGAGAGCTTAGCTCCGACCAACAGAACGCCGAGTGCCCCATCTCATTTACGACAAAGAGCTGATATTTAG
- a CDS encoding uncharacterized protein (EggNog:ENOG410Q5KA), producing MYKLWLDWLKATHKHCIKSDKTIWVYWRRLKMFYEVKHKGNAIDDATTKDCINYTWAMIDRWEEKWGVRRDPLEARNASGGKDDIYQFLRANWELCMKVYADEQQWLQNSAGLLLSYISGSRLVSLFETKARAKPSAEGELWLLDEDNEEISVVTNAAGRSSAGERGTLSEPLKAKLASEYQGGRAKVESWMAQSDSDRSHPLKGKKHTYDSLEEAEISTSEGDMETDTAYQSEASSETFVDVYSAGDDNMSVLDSDSGTLINVYSAEDDVCSRQ from the exons ATGTACAAGTTGTGGCTTGACTGGCTCAAGGCTACCCACAAGCACTGTATCAAATCTGACAAGACAATCTGGGTCTACTGGCGTCGGCTAAAAATGTTCTATGAGGTCAAGCACAAGGGCAATGCTATTGATGATGCAACCACAAAAGATTGCATCAAT TACACTTGGGCCATGATTGACAGATGGGAAGAGAAGTGGGGGGTCAGAAGAGATCCCCTTGAGGCTAGGAATGCAAGTGGTGGCAAAGATGACATCTACCAGTTTTTGCGTGCCAATTGGGAGTTGTGCATGAAGGTGTATGCTGATGAGCAACAGTGGTTGCAGAACTCAGCAGGCCTCCTTCTGTCCTACATATCTGGCTCGCGGTTAGTCTCCCTTTTTGAAACCAAGGCCAGGGCAAAACCATCGGCTGAAGGGGAACTGTGGCTGCTGGATGAAGACAATGAAGAGATCTCAGTGGTCACCAATGCCGCCGGCAGAAGTTCTGCAGGCGAAAGGGGCACCCTGTCTGAACCCCTCAAGGCCAAGCTTGCCAGCGAATATCAAGGTGGACGCGCAAAGGTAGAGTCCTGGATGGCACAGTCTGACAGTGACCGGTCGCATCCACTGAAGGGGAAGAAGCACACATATGATTCTCTTGAAGAGGCAGAGATCAGCACCTCAGAGGGTGATATGGAGACAGATACAGCCTATCAGAGTGAGGCAAGTTCTGAGACCTTTGTTGATGTTTACAGTGCTGGGGATGACAACATGTCTGTGCTGGACAGTGACAGCGGCACCCTCATTAATGTTTACAGTGCTGAGGATGATGTCTGTTCTAGACAGTGA
- a CDS encoding uncharacterized protein (EggNog:ENOG410Q5CU), protein MPVAPYPLPHCLCGSTRTIKHPAGQGDTDPHQRKTFVIVHNPEPIFDLLGHFVVMVLHDGAFAADFTCLEDIYWHPIPSHQISMAYVFQQTFINKINNKVLVLVWDQVADHDSNAVKYYLDNVVHADIEVIAMELPPREAVQVMAYSLGLDADLVIWVMDYSSVAAAAGTPLYQEKMKIQTQLNSAKVGDNEDPAELTPPPPPTLQIKERRYIVELVCRSQSELTDEEIFQQCCASIILWVHLQGRKEPPSQGQHKWQCTVAVKSDEPDVAPQSPGPEVSFVVPWKLEKLECPFCVCDASLPMATRKQPWKDNNTFWNHVEKHVHQHKLKVYVSGRKECGICWKHGVVFIPVMLWSSRPICSMSTAEGFVSRWIWVM, encoded by the exons ATGCCTGTGGCGCCATATCCCCTTCCACATTGTCTGTGTGGAAGCACCAGGACAATCAAACACCCTGCTGGCCAAGGTGACACTGATCCACACCAAAG GAAGACATTTGTCATTGTGCACAACCCTGAACCAATATTCGATCTCCTTGGGCATTTTGTTGTGATGGTGCTCCATGATGGTGCCTTCGCGGCGGACTTCACATGTCTTGAGGACATATACTGGCACCCAATCCCATCACACCAGATCTCCATGGCT TATGTGTTTCAACAGACCTTCATTAATAAGATCAACA ACAAAGTACTGGTGTTGGTCTGGGACCAGGTTGCTGACCATGACTCCAATGCAGTCAAGTATTACCTGGATAATGTTGTGCATGCTGACATTGAGGTGATCGCAATGGAGCTTCCACCCAGAGAAGCTGTTCAGGTCATGGCATATTCACTGGGCCTTGATGCTGATCTTGTG ATCTGGGTGATGGACTACAGCTCTGTGGCAGCAGCGGCCGGAACACCTCTCTACcaggagaagatgaagattCAGACACAGCTGAACAGTGCCAAAGT TGGTGACAATGAAGACCCTGCTGAGCTcactccaccaccacctccaACACTGCAGATTAAGGAGCGGAGATATATTGTGGAGCTGGTGTGCAGAAGCCAGTCAGAGTTGACAGATGAAGAGATCTTCCAGCAGTGCTGCGCGTCCATCATACTGTGGGTACACCTTCAGGGCCGGAAGGAGCCCCCCTCCCAAGGCCAGCACAAATGGCAGTGCACAGTTGCAGTCAAATCAGATGAACCAGATGTTGCACCCCAATCTCCAGGCCCTGAGGTATCCTTTGTTGTTCCCTGGAAGCTTGAAAAACTGGAGTGTCCATTCTGTGTTTGTGATGCCTCACTGCCCATGGCCACAAGGAAACAGCCTTGGAAGGATAACAATACATTCTGGAACCATGTTGAAAAACATGTCCACCAGCACAAGCTAAAGGTGTATGTGTCTGGTAGGAAGGAGTGTGGGATATGCTGGAAGCATGGAGTTGTGTTCATTCCAGTAATGTTATGGAGTTCAAGGCCCATATGTTCCATGAGCACGGCCGAAGGCTTTGTGAGTAGGTGGATTTGGGTTATGTAG